From a region of the Sander lucioperca isolate FBNREF2018 chromosome 8, SLUC_FBN_1.2, whole genome shotgun sequence genome:
- the LOC116046643 gene encoding olfactory receptor 10A3-like, which translates to MKSNNSLNPLYFQFTLFADFGPLRYLFFSLCLLLYMTIVSANIVIILTVCLEKSLHQPMYIFICCLSFNSLYGSAGFFPRFLTDILSDTHLISRPLCFIQMYVIYTYASFELSLLGIMAYDRFVAICQPLHYHSKMTFKMVTHLVIFAVLYPAFAMGFMWYLTDRLPLCGNKLNRLFCSNWPVVLLSCVDTTLNNIVAQFLTMTTIFIPLFFVLYTYLRILIVCRRSSSEFRGKALQTCLPHIVTFMTYSFSLFCELSLTRFEADKMNPIITVVLSLEYLMIPPINNPLVYGLNLPQIKGVIFRFLKKGPAVKVWQR; encoded by the coding sequence ATGAAGAGCAACAACAGCCTGAATCCTTTGTATTTTCAGTTCACTCTGTTTGCAGACTTTGGGCCCCTCAGATATCTGTTCTTCAGTCTGTGTCTGTTGCTCTACATGACTATTGTCTCTGCTAACATTGTCATTATTCTGACAGTCTGTCTGGAGAAGTCTCTGCATCAGCCCATGTATATTTTTAtctgctgtctgtcttttaACTCTCTGTACGGCTCAGCCGGCTTCTTCCCCAGGTTTCTGACTGACATTCTGTCTGACACTCATTTAATCTCACGTCCATTATGTTTCATTCAGATGTATGTTATTTACACCTATGCATCATTTGAGCTGTCTCTCCTCGGCATCATGGCCTACGATAGATTTGTTGCTATTTGCCAGCCTTTACACTATCACAgtaaaatgacatttaagatGGTAACACATCTTGTGATTTTTGCCGTGCTCTACCCTGCATTTGCTATGGGTTTCATGTGGTATCTTACTGACCGATTACCATTGTGTGGTAATAAACTGAACAGGcttttctgttccaactggcctGTGGTTCTACTCTCCTGTGTGGACACAACTCTGAACAACATAGTAGCTCAGTTTCTCACGATGACAACCATCTTCATCCCCCTGTTCTTTGTCCTGTACACCTATCTACGTATTCTGATTGTTTGCAGGAGAAGCTCGTCTGAATTCAGAGGAAAGGCGTTACAGACCTGCCTGCCTCACATCGTCACATTCATGAcctattctttctctctcttctgtgaGCTGTCATTGACTCGATTTGAGGCTGATAAAATGAATCCAATCATCACAGTTGTTTTATCTTTAGAGTATTTGATGATCCCCCCCATTAATAACCCTCTAGTTTACGGCCTGAATCTGCCTCAAATCAAAGGAGtgatatttagatttttgaaGAAGGGTCCTGCTGTAAAAGTTTGGCAACGATGA
- the LOC116046697 gene encoding olfactory receptor 10A3-like, with amino-acid sequence MKSNNSLNPLYFQFTLFADFGPLRYLFFSLCLLLYMTVVSANIVIILTICLEKSLHQPMYIFICCLTFNSLYGSAGFFPRFLTDILSDTHLISRLLCFIQMYVIYTYASFELSLLGIMAYDRFVAICHPLHYHSKMTFKMVTHLVIFAVLVPAFAMGFMLYLTVRLPLCGNKLNRLFCSNWPVVQLSCVDTTLNNIAGQFLTMTTIFIPLFFVLYTYLRILLVCRRSSSEFRGKALQTCLPHIVTFMTYSFSLFCELSLTRFEADKMNPIITVVLSLEYLMIPPINNPLVYGLSLPQIKGVIFRFLKKIPAAKM; translated from the coding sequence ATGAAGAGCAACAACAGCCTGAATCCTTTGTATTTTCAGTTCACTCTGTTTGCAGACTTTGGGCCCCTCAGATATCTGTTCTTCAGTCTGTGTCTGTTGCTCTACATGACTGTTGTCTCTGCTAACATTGTCATTATTCTGACAATCTGTCTGGAGAAGTCTCTGCATCAGCCCATGTATATTTTTATCTGCTGTCTGACTTTTAACTCTCTGTACGGCTCAGCCGGCTTCTTCCCCAGGTTTCTGACCGACATTCTGTCTGACACTCATTTAATCTCACGTCTATTATGTTTCATTCAGATGTATGTTATTTACACCTATGCATCATTTGAGCTGTCTCTCCTCGGCATCATGGCCTACGATAGATTTGTTGCTATTTGCCACCCTTTACACTATCACAgtaaaatgacatttaagatGGTAACACATCTTGTGATTTTTGCCGTGCTCGTCCCTGCATTTGCTATGGGTTTCATGCTGTATCTTACTGTTAGATTACCGTTGTGTGGCAATAAACTGAACAGGcttttctgttccaactggcctGTGGTTCAGCTCTCCTGTGTGGACACAACTCTGAACAACATAGCAGGTCAGTTTCTCACGATGACAACCATCTTCATCCCCCTGTTCTTTGTCCTGTACACCTATCTACGTATTCTGCTTGTTTGCAGGAGAAGCTCGTCTGAATTCAGAGGAAAGGCGTTACAGACCTGCCTGCCTCACATCGTGACATTCATGAcctattctttctctctcttctgtgaGCTGTCATTGACTCGATTTGAGGCTGATAAAATGAATCCAATCATCACAGTTGTTTTATCTTTAGAGTATTTGATGATCCCCCCCATTAATAACCCTCTAGTTTACGGCCTGAGTCTTCCTCAAATCAAAGGAGTGATTTTTAGATTTTTGAAGAAGATTCCTGCTGCGAAAATGTAA